In the genome of Lathyrus oleraceus cultivar Zhongwan6 chromosome 4, CAAS_Psat_ZW6_1.0, whole genome shotgun sequence, the window aaattgtaattattattaatataattgttttttaaatattaattctatatttaattaatataattgatttaattaaaaataataaaaatttatttataaaaaaatatttaaaataaataataaataatttataataaatagtaaatagtaaataataataatttgtgatattgttatttttgaaatattattaataaaaatgaataatttttagaatattaataatagaaataGTTGGTgttttatatattaataataaaattgttATTTTTCCCTCCATAATGTAAATCTTTTTTTGGGAATGATATTTTTCCCGCCAAAAAGTTTTTGTGTTTTTACTGTCTCGGCCAATGATTTGCCGAGTATTCACTTATTAATTTTTGTATAAGTAGCAGAACTGGTAGAAATGAAACTCACACCACCAAATCCTTTCTTTAGTTCATAATGTCTGTTTGTGGTCTTGTATTTTATGGACACGGTGAAAAAATGAGTGTTTGCCTTGATCCGCAATGGAATTTCAGAACACTGATTTCTGCCATCCACACTGGCTTCCGACAGTTGGGCGGGCGTCGTATGAAGGTGAGGAAAGTAGAGTATCGTTGTCCATACATAACGTTGACTGATGCAAGCCCCGATGGTACGTACATGTATTACCTGGATCGtatagaaaatgatgaagatgtcCAATGTATGTTTTCGGCACATAGTGGTGAAGTTAATAGAGGAGTTGAAGGTCcacttgtgttggttgttgttgttgattagttttttaattaccagttgtgttgattgttgttgttgtttagttaATGTGGTCGTACTTTGTAACCAGAAGCCTTTGATTATCAAATGTATTTCATAAATGTTTGTTCCCAAAAGACATTAGAAATACAAAATGGTTTATATATATTATGTGCATAGTagttaataaataaataaataaacatagTCATCTGAACGAATATTTAAAACAACAAGATAATCATCTGGAAGGTCGTTGGGATGATCCTGCAACATTAGGACATTTCCTACGCATGTGTCCTATTTCGCGACAAATTCCACACCTTCTCTTCTCCTTCTCAACGTCGTCCATCTCGGTTCTAATCCTGGTGCTGTTTGGGCGCCctttcttcctccttctcatagAGTCGTCGTGGCAAAGAGTATATCCTTCATATTGTGGCCAATTCTCCTCATGGGGAAGTCCTAGGAAACTCTCCTGATAGACCTTGAAGACGTTACGAATTTTGAAGACGTCTGGAATGTGAATGGAATAGTCCTGGCGTATGCTCGAACATGCTGCGATTACATGAGAGCAAGGTAAGTGAAATGCCTGAAATTTCCCACAGTCACAGTGTTGTTTCCTTAGATCAACGCTGAACGTTCCGGTTGGTCGACCGTCGTTATGATTAATCTTCTCTTGGACCATGAAATAAAATCTCTCTCGGTCGAACTGCATGACGTTATGCGTGTTAGCTTTGATGACTTCCTCAGCCATCCCCTTGTTGCAGTTATCAGTGAAAACCTGCCCAGAGGCTAACATTTTTGTCCACTGATGGCCTCTTCTACCAAATAGTGATCCTAAACGATAGTACGTAGATTTGACCAACGCAATGATTGGAAGGTTCCGGGTTTCTTTCAACACGGCGTTCATTGCTTCTGCTAGGTTAGTTGTCATGTGACCCCAGCGTTGccctccgtcaaatgcccttgccCACTTCTCGCGAGGGATGTTGTCTATCCATGATAAAGCGTTGTTGTTTGTTCTTCGGATTTCCCCCCGGTAGTAGTTAAACGTTGCCTCTGTTAATGCATAACCCATGTTAACAACCATTTTCCGCAGATCCTTGTCTTTAATCTCCCGCATGAAGTTTTGCGCGATATGTCTGATGCAATAGACGTGTGATGAAGGAGGAAACTGCCATCCATTTTCCGGGTTGTTGTATGCACTCTTTATTGATTCATGCCTGTCTGATATTAGGCATAGGTTTGCTTGGGGGGTAACATGCATTCTCAAAttcttaagaaagaaactccaGGCTTCCTTTGTTTCACTTTCAACCAATGCGAACGCTATCGGAAATATGTTTCCGTTCCCATCCTGTGCCACAGCCATCAGCAGAGTCCCTCTGTACTGCCATACAACCAAGTTCCATCAACCTGCACAATTGGTTTACAATACGCGAAGCCACGTATACATGGTCTAAACGCCCAAAACAGACGATGAAATATCCTTTGGTCACCCAAGTATGAACCATCATTTGAAATCACAGGTAGGGTTTGTAATTCTATAATGGTACCTGGAAGATATGTTTTCATTACCAGTATCCACTGCGGAAGATCGTTGTAAGATGTCTCCCAATTTCCATAGAGCGACTCAATCGCCTTACACTTTGCAATCCATGCCTTTTTGTATGATATGATATACCGGTATTTCTCAACAACATGAGCAATGATAACCTTCACCTTAAGAGAAGCGTCACGATTTACAAGCTCCATTATGCTCTTGCTAATCATCTCTGAACTGAGTTTTGTATGGTCTTGTGACATGGAAGTTGTTGTGCACGTATGAGGCCCACTAGACTTACCAACTCTCCACCTTGAGTTGCCCTTGCGCAAAGAGACCCTGCATTTGAAATTGCATGTTGCATTTCTACATTTGATGACAAAACGTACACTGTCAGATTTAACCACAGAGAAATCTAGACTACGTTTTATATGCCATTGTTGTAACGCCAGAAGACACTCTTCCTTATCTTCATACTCTATGCCCTCCTCAATTTCGTCAGAGTTGTGAGTTGGTATGAAACTGCCGAAAACGGAGCTTGGTTCGGCATCATCCAAACTTATATTTTGCATGTGCGCAGGTGGATTGTACAAACTAATTGGTTGCACTCTTAGTGCAACAGCCGGTGTGTCTAATATTTCCTCATTGCCATCGTCATCGCTAATACCGAAAAGATCTTCAAATCGAACCTCCTCAAGATCATCCTCACTATTCTCGCCCACCTCTTCATTTGGTATGAAAGGTTCATTATTTTGAGTCGGCTCTTCGTCAATGGCTTGACTCATTCCATAGTCGTGTGACTGTACAGATTGCGTTGGATAGAAGTGAGACGGTTGTTCCTCAACATTGCCAATCGGTTGTTCTTCGGGAATATCAACTAGACGAACATATATCTCAATGCTGGGTAATTGAAATAATGTTACATGACATTGAAACATCGACCTGACATCTTCGTCGGTCTTAATCGGTGTCATTATGTGAAAGACGGTATTACCATCTCCATAAAATAATGGTTGACGATAAATGATGTCTTCAACATAACGTTGCAACTTCTTTTCAATACGGTCTTTTAAATGGAAATAGTCGGAGTTGATGTGGATCTTGAACATAGTTACATTCGTATTGCAAAATGAGAATCCCTCATTTGAACATGTGAAAAGTGATCCTTCGGAATGGATAGAAATAATTAAGTTTCTTTGAGCCATGGATGTGTAAATTTCTTTGATTTTGTGTGAATGTAAGTTGAGGATTTGAGTTGATGAATGTAAAAGAGGTAGTAGTAGTATTTATAGGAAAAATCAATTTGATTTGGTATACATAATAAAACAAAAACCAACTCACATGCTGAGAGAGGGGAAAGGTGTGCCTTTAAATTGCATGTGATACCTCGCCATTCCATTTACCGAGTTGATATAGGCAATGCATGCACTCGCCATTCCATTTGGCGAGTTGAAGAAGACAACGCATGCACTCGCCATTCCATTTGGCGAGTTGATGAAGAAGTAATAACAACTCGTCAATCAAAGTGACGAGGACTAGGTACAGAAATATTTCAAAAAATTTTCCTTCAGCATGGGAATCTCACAGGGGAATCCGATTCCTATTTTTTCTGCATGCATTCCATATATTTACATGCAAGGGTCTAATCATCCATTTACTACATTTTCTACATGCAATAGTCTAATCATACATTTACTATATTTTTTACtacatttttttattattattttacCCATATAAATATCCAATATTTCTACATTTCTTACTCACCAATATCCAATACTACATTTTCTATTACACACATTTTCACCAATTTCTATTACTCTCATCAATTTCTACACTTCCTTTCAAGATGTCTTTCCTATGGATGGGAGAATCACACCGTGGAACGGCGGCAAACATCGCCGAATACGTAAGTCTCATTCAAATATTCATTTTTATTATCGTTTTTTACTATGTTTTTTATTTCCGTTCTTTATTAGACCAAATATTCATTActgttatttattttaatttcagCAAGATGGAAATTTTCGGGTTCATTCGCATTCATATATTCAACCAAGTGCGGTTATTATACCGTACTTGGAGCTAGCTGGTTTTGCGAATGTGGCAAAAATTACAAGTCTAAAAGTAGACTGTAAACTCATTGTGGCATTGTTAGAGAGATGGAGACCGGAGACACATACATTTCATTTaccaaccggtgaatgtaccATCACATTAGAGGATGTGAGCATGTTATTCGGTCTCCGAATCCATGGAAAAGCTGTCAATGGGCCAACTAACGTAACAAATGACGTTTACATGGAATATTTGGGAATCCAACCAACCGCCTCGGATAAAAATGGGGCTTCTATCAAAATTGTTTGGCTAGAAGCAGTATTAACGCAACTAAAAAATAACCCTAACCCGTCCGAGGCAGAAAATATTTTACATGCAAAAATTTATATTTTACTTTTAATTGCTACTTTTTTAATGCCAGATAAAAGTCACAATTTGTTGCATTCTTCTTGGATACCTTTAGTAGGAGACCTTGAAAAATGTAATTCATACAGTTGGGGTTCTGCTTGTTTGGCTACATTATATAGACATATGTGCAAGGCGGCCCATAGAGGAGTAAAGAGCATAGGAGGATGTGTGGTATTACTATTTGTATGGGCATTCACACGCATACCCTTGATAGCCCCAGTTAGTAACGAGGTTCCATCATTTCCTTATGCATTAAGGTAACGATTTACTTTTAAATGCAATTTAAATTTATTCAAATTATTTATACATCACTTTAAcgtatttttgtatttttttttaatatgcaAGATGGTGCAAACGAGGTATGAATTATCGAACTAATCCTCGACATCATTTACAAGGGTACCGTGTTGCAATAGAACACATGGAAGAAAAAGATGTAAGAATGATTATTTATAATATTtaacttatttaaatttattatatacattctaatatttattataatattaaacttatttaaatttattgtatacattctaatattaattataatattaaaGTTATTTATTTTTTACATTCTAATAGTTAAATATTTCTTTTaacagtttatttggaggccgTACATACAATATCCAGTGCCTGATTATAATGACAGCCGAGTTTGGAGTGCAACAACATACATCGTATGTTTCTATACCGTTGAGATGCATCAGACGGATCGAGTCAAACTCCAATTTGGATTTGAACAACAAATACCGTCTCCGCCAAGATGTCTAAGTGAACACCATAACATGACTATGGTCAAAGCTTGGGACACGCATTGGCAAGATTTAAATAAAGAAGAGCTGAAAGAATGGAAAAGAAGAAGGGTGTTACAAGGAAACTCGGTCAATGGTGAGTCTAA includes:
- the LOC127136058 gene encoding uncharacterized protein LOC127136058 gives rise to the protein MAVAQDGNGNIFPIAFALVESETKEAWSFFLKNLRMHVTPQANLCLISDRHESIKSAYNNPENGWQFPPSSHVYCIRHIAQNFMREIKDKDLRKMVVNMGYALTEATFNYYRGEIRRTNNNALSWIDNIPREKWARAFDGGQRWGHMTTNLAEAMNAVLKETRNLPIIALVKSTYYRLGSLFGRRGHQWTKMLASGQVFTDNCNKGMAEEVIKANTHNVMQFDRERFYFMVQEKINHNDGRPTGTFSVDLRKQHCDCGKFQAFHLPCSHVIAACSSIRQDYSIHIPDVFKIRNVFKVYQESFLGLPHEENWPQYEGYTLCHDDSMRRRKKGRPNSTRIRTEMDDVEKEKRRCGICREIGHMRRKCPNVAGSSQRPSR
- the LOC127136059 gene encoding uncharacterized protein LOC127136059 encodes the protein MTPIKTDEDVRSMFQCHVTLFQLPSIEIYVRLVDIPEEQPIGNVEEQPSHFYPTQSVQSHDYGMSQAIDEEPTQNNEPFIPNEEVGENSEDDLEEVRFEDLFGISDDDGNEEILDTPAVALRVQPISLYNPPAHMQNISLDDAEPSSVFGSFIPTHNSDEIEEGIEYEDKEECLLALQQWHIKRSLDFSVVKSDSVRFVIKCRNATCNFKCRVSLRKGNSRWRVGKSSGPHTCTTTSMSQDHTKLSSEMISKSIMELVNRDASLKVKVIIAHVVEKYRYIISYKKAWIAKCKAIESLYGNWETSYNDLPQWILVMKTYLPGTIIELQTLPVISNDGSYLGDQRIFHRLFWAFRPCIRGFAYCKPIVQVDGTWLYGSTEGLC